One segment of Salvelinus alpinus chromosome 1, SLU_Salpinus.1, whole genome shotgun sequence DNA contains the following:
- the LOC139534904 gene encoding zinc finger MYM-type protein 3-like, which yields MEPSEHPETSATFQMANENVHLDLLSTQTDMDLFSGHTDMGLLPAQTDEGLLSAPSDMDLMPAQTDVDLLSAQNDMDLQPAQTDMEVAYSGSLGTERHSGEQQALDELTTFLTQSERERLKTQDSLSILGDPDSLELSKVQVEDFYSRTVLPEPSDFQEPSVFPMPSVLPEPSVLPEPSYLQEPSGFSESSVYPEPSYLSKPSGFSEPSGLPEHSDFQEPSGSATGLSQNEWGRQGHTEAWSEMGTEPGTDRLEVTEGTPTVTGTQMPETGEEQMDIVHEDPTASAQDEVDPSMPSIVSVESSHSEDGPGKEEALSFYGLVPKVEGTAEKKCEKEQPVGGSMSPLSSWAQPLTPGEAEEQPETDVAGEDPNGQKTTGRKRGRPNRGEVRKNTQNMSDGDQLTDSGSDDAADDPRDTDFDPARFGLRRSTRVSQRSQSTPPPRLTSPKLSGPASTPAYTQRSGGPPPPRPPPPRQPTRVLCANCSGILQSGQTAYQRRGQPQLFCSSTCLNSFGKKAPKKKPCAFCKRDMGNRKDTMLAQVGQSQSFQEFCNSTCLSLYEARLEKGPTQPPKPSAPAQRCSVCNHMREINHEVTMGNMIHLMCSDACFNRFRATKGLKTSCCDACGTYINTFTSRAEYLLHEGQQRRFCNSSCLRLYKMKNTKVLSCQWCRTLCKNFDMLSKVDQYGKTRHFCSLCCIASHKVKTSGDTVPSEACSSCKRSPSEPYYCKTNEAVYVFCSPSCWSKFQSNSPNGDLYFNCLSCHNMFSGVPEILDWQDSIYQFCCKECCEDYKRLNGVVSVCEHCNQEKLLHKKIKFSGVEKTFCSDGCILLYKQDFAQQLGLCCITCTYCSQTCSRAVTEEQDGNTWDFCSEDCKSKYLLWYLKEAQCHACKRQGELLETIHWRGEIKHYCDQPCLLRFYSQQNQPNLDTKQGPASLLSSHSPESTPPPAAILTSEATGRGLKKTVAKPAPPFTLPLSQRNKSSMCKPMMATTGVACKPEMKSQSCQTDDFLQSPAVVLPVPVPVFVPVPLNMYSQYTPIPMALPLPIPVPMFLPVTLDHIDKLVEYINDLKLQIPSDPLEADILAMADMIAEENKDLDSDQKAGPLLRDCTLFDSSSQDDILSMAVNMADVLTEPGQDPVDELTKASLDLNPNVDFLFDCGMPPHATSAEQSADITVQKGPKRQAMSEMTLHDPLDSQPLGAGLNSSLGVKAWRSWAQSKHSDTDYRKQKPLDLLLCSPEELNHGLSQFVQDIVHPRGPCYKPDSVFYLCLGIQQYLLENNRMVNIFTDQLYVTFAEELNKIVSQWLPSMSPNGGLGSRVLEEHLWECKQLGVYSPFVLLNTLMFFNTKYFGLTTVEQHLQLSFSTVTRQAKRRSTPHGMVKSSSVCYHPKSQHKRTSKEGGLGKRKRDEPSELEQQENRLNPLRCPVKFFEFYLSKCSDGVRSSCSAFYLQPESTCMAESPRWYSDIPMDKGRLGIMLNRILAVKDVYDEHPGQGDMD from the exons ATGGAACCCTCAGAGCATCCAGAAACCTCTGCCACTTTTCAAATGGCCAATGAGAATGTACATCTAGACCTGCTATCCACACAGACTGATATGGACCTGTTTTCTGGGCACACTGATATGGGCCTTCTGCCTGCTCAGACTGATGAAGGCCTACTGTCTGCACCGAGTGATATGGACCTGATGCCTGCTCAGACTGATGTAGACCTACTGTCTGCACAGAATGATATGGACCTGCAGCCTGCACAGACTGATATGGAGGTGGCCTACTCTGGCTCACTGggaacagagagacacagtggGGAGCAGCAGGCCCTTGACGAGTTGACAACCTTTCTCACCCAAtctgaaagagagaggctgaaaaCCCAGGACAGTCTGAGCATCCTGGGGGACCCAGACTCATTGGAACTGTCCAAAGTCCAGGTGGAGGACTTTTACAGCCGCACAGTCCTTCCAGAACCATCAGACTTTCAGGAACCCTCAGTCTTTCCAATGCCCTCTGTCCTTCCAGAACCCTCCGTCCTTCCAGAACCCTCATACCTTCAAGAACCTTCAGGTTTCTCAGAGTCCTCAGTCTATCCAGAACCCTCATACCTTTCAAAACCCTCAGGCTTTTCAGAGCCGTCAGGCCTGCCAGAACACTCAGACTTCCAAGAGCCCTCCGGTTCAGCCACAGGCCTCAGTCAGAATGAGTGGGGCAGGCAGGGTCACACAGAAGCCTGGTCAGAAATGGGAACTGAGCCTGGGACGGACAGGCTGGAGGTCACCGAGGGAACTCCGACTGTAACTGGGACACAGATgccagagacaggagaggagcaaATGGACATAGTGCATGAAGATCCCACTGCATCTGCTCAAGATGAAGTTGATCCAAGTATGCCTTCTATAGTCAGCGTAGAGAGCTCACACTCTGAGGATGGTCCAGGCAAAGAGGAAGCCTTATCATTCTATGGATTGGTGCCAAAGGTAGAGGGCACAGCAGAGAAAAAGTGTGAGAAAGAACAGCCTGTGGGGGGCAGTATGTCCCCACTATCATCCTGGGCCCAGCCATTGACACCAGGTGAAG CTGAGGAACAACCTGAAACTGACGTCGCCGGCGAAGATCCAAATGGTCAAAAGActacg gggagaaagagaggtcgTCCTAATCGTGGAGAAGTGAGGAAAAATACGCAAAACATGTCTGATGGAG ACCAGCTAACAGACAGCGGTTCTGACGATGCAGCTGATGATCCGAGGGACACAGACTTTGACCCTGCACGGTTTGGCCTCCGACGCTCCACCAGGGTCTCCCAAAGGAGCCAGAGCACTCCGCCCCCCCGCCTCACTTCCCCGAAGTTGTCTGGTCCTGCCTCTACCCCTGCGTACACTCAGAGGTCTGGAGGACCCCCTCCACCCCGGCCGCCACCCCCTCGCCAGCCTACCAGGGTCCTCTGTGCCAACTGCAGTGGGATTCTGCAGAGCGGGCAGACAGCCTACCAGCGCAGGGGTCAGCCTCAGCTCTTCtgcagctccacctgccttaacTCCTTTGGCAAGAAAGCCCCCAAGAAAAAGCCCTGTGCTTTCTGTAAGAG GGACATGGGGAATAGAAAGGACACCATGCTTGCACAGGTTGGCCAATCACAGTCCTTCCAAGAATTCTGCAACAGCACTTGTCTTTCCCTGTATGAGGCCCGGCTGGAGAAGGGCCCGACACAGCCCCCCAAACCAAGTGCCCCTGCCCAAAGATGCAGTGTGTGCAACCACATGCGTGAG ATCAACCATGAGGTAACCATGGGCAACATGATTCACCTGATGTGCAGCGATGCCTGCTTCAACCGTTTCCGCGCCACCAAGGGCCTGAAGACCAGCTGCTGTGACGCGTGTGGCACCTACATCAACACATTCACCTCCCGGGCTGAGTACCTACTGCATGAGGGCCAACAGAGGAGGTTCTGCAACTCCTCCTGTCTCAGGCTGTATAAGATG AAAAACACTAAGGTGCTCTCGTGCCAGTGGTGTAGGACTCTGTGTAAGAATTTTGACATGCTGTCTAAAGTGGATCAGTATGGCAAGACAAGACACTTCTGTTCTTTGTGCTGTATCGCCTCACATAAAGTTAAAACTTCTGGGGACACAG TACCCAGTGAAGCCTGCAGTTCCTGCAAAAGAAGCCCCTCTGAACCTTACTACTGTAAAACAAATGAGGCCGTGTACGTCTTCTGTAGCCCTAGCTGTTGGAGCAAATTTCAG AGCAACAGTCCCAATGGAGACCTCTACTTCAACTGTCTCTCTTGTCATAATATGTTCAGTGGGGTACCAGAAATCCTAGACTGGCAG GACTCAATATATCAGTTCTGCTGTAAGGAGTGCTGTGAGGACTACAAGCGTCTGAATGGTGTGGTTTCCGTGTGTGAGCACTGCAACCAAGAGAAACTGCTGCATAAGAAGATAAAGTTCTCTGGGGTGGAGAAAACCTTCTGCAGTGACG GTTGCATTCTACTGTACAAGCAAGACTTTGCTCAACAACTGGGCCTGTGCTGTATAACCTGTACATACTGTTCTCAGACCTGCTCACGGGCGGTCACAGAGGAACAGGATGGCAACACATGGGACTTCTGCAGTGAAGATTGTAAAAGCAAATACCTCCTGTGGTACCTGAAA GAAGCACAGTGCCATGCCTGCAAGCGTCAGGGGGAGCTCCTGGAGACCATCCACTGGAGGGGAGAGATCAAACACTACTGTGACCAGCCGTGCCTCCTGCGCTTCTACAGCCAACAGAACCAACCCAACCTAGACACCAAGCAGGGCCCTGCGAGCCTGCTCAGCA GTCATTCCCCAGAGTCTACACCTCCCCCTGCAGCTATATTGACAAGTGAA GCCACAGGAAGAGGCCTGAAGAAGACTGTAGCCAAGCCTGCTCCTCCCttcactctacctctctcccaaAGGAACAAATCCTCCATGTGTAAACCCATGATGGCCACTACTGGTGTTGCATGTAAACCTGAGATGAAGTCCCAGAGTTGCCAGACAG ATGATTTCTTGCAGTCCCCAGCTGTGGTGTTGCCAGTCCCTGTGCCTGTGTTTGTTCCTGTACCTTTGAATATGTACTCTCAGTACACTCCCATACCTATGGCCCTGCCTCTGCCG ATCCCTGTCCCCATGTTCTTACCCGTCACACTGGATCATATCGATAAACTTGTGGAATACATAAATGACCTGAAACTCCAGATCCCGTCTGATCCACTGGAGGCTGACATTCTGGCCATGGCAGACATGATAGCAGAGGAAAATAAAG ATCTGGACAGTGATCAGAAAGCAGGCCCGTTGCTGAGGGACTGCACCTTATTTGATTCTTCATCCCAAGATGACATCCTCTCCATGGCTGTCAATATGGCTGATGTACTGACTGAGCCAGGTCAAGACCCAGTAGATGAGCTCACCAAAG CTTCCCTGGACCTGAACCCCAATGTTGATTTCCTCTTTGACTGTGGGATGCCGCCTCATGCTACTTCAGCAGAGCAGAGCGCCGACATCACTGTTCAGAAG GGACCCAAGCGTCAGGCCATGTCAGAGATGACCCTACACGATCCCCTGGACAGTCAGCCTCTCGGTGCCGGTTTGAACAGCTCCCTTGGGGTTAAAGCCTGGAGGTCATGGGCCCAAAGCAAGCACTCGGACACTGACTACAGAAAAC AGAAACCATTAGACCTTCTCTTGTGTAGTCCTGAGGAACTGAACCATGGCCTGTCGCAGTTTGTCCAAGACATTGTTCATCCTAGAGGGCCGTGCTACAAGCCTGACAGTGTATTTTACCTCTGTCTGGGGATTCAACAG TATCTCCTTGAAAACAACCGGATGGTGAACATATTCACAGACCAGTTATATGTCACCTTCGCTGAGGAGCTGAATAAGATTGTCAGCCAATGGCTGCCTTCCATGTCACCTAATG GTGGTCTCGGTTCTCGTGTCCTGGAGGAGCACCTGTGGGAGTGTAAACAGCTGGGTGTGTACTCTCCCTTTGTCCTGCTCAACACTCTCATGTTCTTCAACACCAAATACTTTGGTCTGACCACCGTGGAGCAGcacctccagctctccttctCTACAGTCACGCGCCAGGCCAAGAGGAGGTCTACACCACATGGCATGGTCAAGTCGTCTAGTGTCTGCTACCACCCCAAATCACAACACAAGAGAACAAGTAAAG AGGGCGGCTTGGGAAAGAGGAAACGGGATGAGCCTTCTGAGCTGGAGCAACAAGAGAACCGGTTGAACCCTCTCAGATGCCCCGTCAAATTCTTTGAGTTCTACCTCTCCAAATG CTCCGATGGTGTGCGGAGCAGCTGCAGTGCGTTCTACCTGCAGCCAGAGAGCACATGTATGGCCGAGAGTCCTCGCTGGTATTCTGACATCCCCATGGACAAGGGCAGGCTGGGAATTATGCTCAACAGGATCCTGGCTGTCAAGGATGTCTATGATGAGCACCCGGGACAGGGAGACATGGACTGA